A genomic window from Vagococcus entomophilus includes:
- a CDS encoding nucleoid-associated protein — protein MLKITKAILHILDSDSDSLLCGQVELDAQDYAIRTYLESVEKRIEKLDPKVGKLDPASDIVKVLSSSELNFIEQTSEIAQLFFQLTRAIEEAPSGDLLCFEAEKMEEKYFGFVKLNYKPQYTHYVDYVDDKMSNNIILNKAIFPGLTQKLDEFLLISYDDFSFELVEKKYVVDGEKIDYISEKMLQTIPTPTVTENISIMKKAIKKVADKYNEEKFVSMSNVQEAVYESIEAEGVISKELVADKVFEDNHSAKQEYLEIMEQTRFDEKAPVNVPKYEKKYRNQKLKLANGIEMSIPLDVYKNKELIEFINNPDGTISVMIKNVDEIVNKF, from the coding sequence ATGTTAAAAATTACTAAAGCAATTTTGCATATTTTGGATTCAGATTCGGATTCGCTGCTATGTGGTCAAGTTGAATTAGACGCTCAAGACTACGCGATTCGGACCTATCTTGAATCTGTTGAAAAAAGAATTGAAAAATTAGATCCGAAAGTTGGCAAACTAGACCCGGCATCGGATATTGTCAAAGTATTGTCTTCTAGTGAACTCAACTTTATTGAACAGACGAGCGAAATTGCTCAACTTTTTTTTCAGTTAACTCGTGCTATTGAAGAGGCGCCTAGCGGTGATTTGCTTTGTTTTGAGGCAGAAAAAATGGAAGAAAAATATTTTGGCTTTGTGAAGTTGAACTATAAGCCTCAATATACACATTATGTAGACTACGTTGACGATAAAATGAGCAATAACATTATTTTAAATAAAGCTATATTCCCAGGATTAACACAGAAGCTAGATGAGTTTCTACTGATCTCGTATGATGACTTTTCTTTTGAACTTGTTGAAAAGAAATATGTAGTGGATGGAGAAAAAATTGACTATATTTCAGAAAAAATGTTGCAAACTATTCCAACACCTACAGTAACGGAAAATATTTCAATTATGAAAAAAGCCATAAAAAAAGTAGCAGATAAATACAACGAAGAAAAATTTGTCAGCATGTCAAATGTTCAAGAAGCAGTGTATGAAAGTATTGAAGCAGAAGGGGTGATCAGCAAAGAGCTTGTTGCTGATAAAGTGTTTGAAGACAACCATTCAGCTAAACAAGAATACTTAGAAATAATGGAGCAAACACGTTTTGACGAAAAAGCACCTGTGAATGTACCAAAGTATGAGAAAAAATATCGTAATCAAAAGCTAAAATTGGCTAATGGAATCGAAATGTCAATTCCTTTAGACGTTTATAAAAATAAAGAGTTGATTGAGTTTATCAATAATCCAGATGGCACTATTTCTGTTATGATTAAAAATGTCGATGAGATTGTGAACAAATTTTAA
- the addA gene encoding helicase-exonuclease AddAB subunit AddA, translating into MIPLKPEKSNFTDGQWQAIYDTGTNILVSASAGSGKTTVLVERVIEKVKAGVNIDELLIVTYTEAAAKEMKARIERSLKEAIQKEKDLAVKKRYVHQLTLLPTATISTLHAFCLQVIRRYYYFIHLDPVFRLLTDETEMLLLKEDVWGELREKLYGEEDELFYQLTENFSNDRSDEGFTQLVLSLYEFARANPNPTAWLQSLKETYQVENGIEESSLYQKVLKPDILMKLNLAKKNVNEMERLVEGEEELQKTAQIVLNEAQYVRQLSEMMEKDQLEDSYHYLQAMEFVRFAGAKRSAEEAIKEVAQTIKQKRDENKHLLTEMRKGLFALSPQIMIDLMSRSAELVQKMSEVVQQFDQEYRARKREKGVLDFNDLEHYTLEILAHFDQETKEWQANEASNHYREKFAEVLIDEYQDINRLQESILFWLRKPTENQGNLFMVGDIKQSIYSFRLADPTLFLEKYVAYEKEKDGRRIILAENFRSRKEVLDFTNLVFMQLMNSPLGQMEYDADAQLVLGYQEFPEDSCHQTELLIYESGNDATEEIEEMDEQFVIDDRTEGELMMVGQKISELIESKFPVYDKKEKKNRPIRYEDIVLLTPTKKNNLVLLDVLQQFGIPLKVNDTQNYFQATEIRIMMALLSIIDNPYQDIPLVSVLRSPIVGLGENELAIIRVQDKANSFYEALLAYHQQTNLKKDIIGLRQKVEQFLSQLQRWRTLARNRELMTLIWTIYEETGFLDYVGGLPSGLQRQANLHALYERAKNYEETSYKGLFQFVRFIEKMQEKDKDLAEPNLSGEEDAVRVMTIHASKGLEFPVVFVLDMTRRFNLSDIRRRYLFDEQLGAGIHYMEPKTRKSFTTLPMIAIKEVKKKRLLSEEMRKLYVALTRSEEKLFLVGSYKDQETAWKEWSSVADEEEVVLSEASRLSSQHLLKWVGMTLIRHPDAKQDEWETANVPVILEHPAHFQINFYQSKDFMEKQTSSSVLGEVKKNQLQSIEIERELKEAYSLLDYQYVNQVATHTTSYQSVSELKRVFEDPDQSELHNLEIRSEKISSDRSYRFVQNELGKPAFLNTSSKVSYAEIGTATHLIMQRISLKKKPLLLEIKNLLAQLVQEKAIVPEIADKIDLEAIEYFFASQLGQALIENEATVQREQPFSMLLQANEIFSNYPKDVRDSILVHGIIDGYFLTDKGYVLYDFKTDYIQNPNDQTELANMIKKYKGQLNLYQKALEESKGKKVCEVWLVLLSAKQAVNLLDETTM; encoded by the coding sequence ATGATTCCATTAAAACCAGAGAAAAGTAATTTTACAGATGGACAGTGGCAAGCAATCTATGACACGGGAACTAATATTTTGGTTTCAGCTTCTGCTGGTTCGGGTAAAACAACGGTTCTTGTAGAGCGTGTGATTGAAAAAGTGAAAGCGGGCGTAAATATTGACGAATTGTTGATTGTGACCTATACAGAAGCGGCAGCAAAGGAAATGAAAGCACGGATCGAACGTTCGTTAAAAGAAGCCATCCAAAAAGAAAAGGATCTTGCAGTAAAAAAACGCTATGTTCATCAGCTTACGCTCTTACCCACTGCAACGATTAGTACCTTGCATGCGTTTTGTTTACAAGTGATTAGACGATATTATTACTTCATTCATTTAGATCCAGTATTTCGTTTATTAACAGATGAAACGGAGATGCTCTTATTAAAAGAAGACGTCTGGGGAGAGTTGCGAGAAAAGTTATACGGAGAAGAAGACGAACTTTTTTATCAGCTGACGGAAAATTTTTCCAATGATCGAAGCGATGAAGGGTTTACTCAGCTAGTCCTTTCTTTGTACGAGTTTGCTCGAGCAAATCCCAATCCGACTGCTTGGTTGCAATCGCTTAAAGAAACTTACCAAGTCGAAAATGGTATTGAAGAATCATCCCTCTATCAAAAAGTGCTAAAACCTGATATTTTAATGAAACTAAACCTCGCTAAAAAAAATGTCAATGAGATGGAGCGTTTAGTTGAGGGGGAAGAAGAATTACAAAAAACCGCGCAGATTGTTCTTAACGAAGCACAGTATGTCAGACAATTGTCAGAGATGATGGAAAAGGATCAACTTGAGGATAGCTACCATTATTTGCAAGCAATGGAGTTTGTCCGTTTTGCTGGTGCGAAGAGAAGTGCAGAAGAAGCAATAAAAGAGGTAGCTCAAACAATTAAGCAAAAAAGAGATGAAAATAAACACTTGTTAACGGAGATGAGAAAAGGACTATTTGCTCTTTCTCCTCAAATAATGATTGATTTGATGAGTCGCTCGGCCGAACTCGTTCAGAAAATGAGTGAAGTTGTTCAACAATTTGATCAAGAATACCGAGCTAGAAAAAGAGAAAAGGGCGTTTTAGACTTCAATGATCTCGAGCATTATACCTTAGAGATATTAGCTCATTTTGATCAAGAAACTAAGGAATGGCAAGCAAACGAGGCTTCTAATCATTACCGTGAAAAATTTGCAGAAGTGCTGATTGATGAATATCAAGATATTAATAGACTTCAAGAAAGTATTCTTTTCTGGCTAAGAAAACCGACAGAGAATCAAGGAAATTTATTCATGGTGGGAGATATCAAACAATCTATTTATTCGTTTCGTCTCGCAGATCCAACTCTTTTCCTAGAAAAATATGTGGCTTATGAAAAAGAAAAAGATGGTCGCCGTATTATCCTTGCAGAAAATTTCCGGTCACGTAAAGAAGTACTTGATTTTACTAACTTAGTTTTTATGCAATTGATGAATAGTCCATTAGGCCAAATGGAATACGATGCGGATGCTCAACTCGTTTTAGGGTATCAAGAATTTCCAGAAGATTCCTGTCATCAAACGGAGCTCTTAATCTATGAGAGTGGAAATGATGCAACAGAGGAAATTGAGGAGATGGATGAACAGTTTGTGATTGATGATCGAACTGAGGGCGAATTGATGATGGTGGGACAAAAAATCAGCGAACTCATAGAGTCGAAGTTTCCTGTATATGATAAAAAAGAGAAAAAAAACCGGCCGATTCGCTATGAAGATATTGTGCTTTTGACACCGACAAAGAAAAATAATCTTGTCTTGTTAGACGTTTTACAGCAATTTGGAATTCCGTTAAAAGTGAACGATACGCAAAACTATTTTCAGGCAACAGAAATTCGAATTATGATGGCTTTACTGAGCATCATTGATAATCCCTATCAAGATATTCCACTGGTTTCTGTTTTACGCTCACCTATTGTCGGGCTTGGTGAGAATGAGCTGGCAATCATTAGGGTGCAAGATAAGGCGAATTCTTTCTATGAGGCCTTACTTGCTTATCATCAACAAACTAATCTGAAAAAAGACATCATTGGCTTAAGACAAAAAGTTGAGCAGTTCCTCTCTCAATTGCAAAGATGGCGGACGCTCGCTAGAAATCGCGAACTAATGACGTTGATTTGGACAATCTATGAAGAAACAGGGTTTTTAGACTACGTTGGCGGGTTGCCTTCTGGGCTTCAACGTCAAGCCAATCTTCATGCCTTATATGAGCGTGCAAAAAACTACGAGGAAACAAGCTACAAGGGGCTATTCCAGTTTGTAAGATTTATTGAAAAAATGCAAGAAAAGGACAAAGACTTAGCTGAGCCGAATCTTTCTGGCGAAGAGGATGCTGTTCGGGTGATGACGATTCATGCAAGTAAAGGATTAGAATTTCCTGTTGTGTTTGTTCTGGATATGACAAGAAGGTTTAATCTTTCTGATATTCGCCGTAGGTATCTATTTGATGAACAGCTTGGAGCGGGAATTCACTACATGGAGCCCAAAACAAGAAAATCTTTTACGACTTTACCAATGATTGCGATAAAAGAGGTCAAAAAGAAACGATTGTTGTCAGAGGAAATGCGCAAATTATATGTTGCCTTGACAAGAAGTGAGGAAAAACTCTTTCTGGTAGGATCCTATAAGGACCAAGAAACGGCTTGGAAAGAATGGAGTAGTGTCGCAGATGAGGAAGAAGTAGTTCTCAGTGAAGCTAGTAGACTATCTAGTCAGCATCTGCTGAAGTGGGTTGGGATGACATTGATTAGACATCCAGATGCCAAACAAGACGAGTGGGAAACTGCCAATGTTCCAGTTATTCTTGAGCATCCTGCTCATTTCCAAATCAACTTTTATCAATCCAAAGATTTCATGGAAAAGCAAACAAGTAGCAGTGTACTTGGCGAGGTAAAGAAAAACCAGCTTCAGTCTATCGAGATCGAACGAGAACTTAAAGAAGCTTACTCTTTGTTAGACTATCAATACGTCAATCAAGTGGCGACACATACGACTAGTTATCAGTCTGTTTCTGAGTTGAAAAGAGTATTCGAAGATCCAGATCAGTCAGAGTTGCATAACCTGGAAATTCGTTCGGAAAAAATATCTAGCGATCGTTCTTATCGTTTTGTACAAAATGAATTAGGGAAACCAGCATTTTTGAATACTTCTAGTAAAGTAAGCTACGCAGAAATAGGGACGGCAACCCATCTCATTATGCAACGGATCTCGTTGAAGAAAAAACCTTTACTGCTAGAGATTAAGAATTTGTTGGCACAACTTGTGCAAGAAAAAGCGATTGTACCAGAAATAGCAGACAAGATTGATCTTGAAGCAATTGAATATTTTTTTGCGAGTCAGCTTGGACAGGCCTTAATTGAAAATGAAGCAACAGTTCAAAGAGAGCAACCATTCTCAATGCTACTACAAGCAAATGAAATTTTTTCAAACTATCCAAAGGATGTAAGGGACTCGATTTTGGTCCATGGGATTATTGACGGGTATTTTTTGACGGACAAAGGGTACGTTTTGTATGATTTTAAAACAGATTACATTCAGAATCCGAATGATCAAACAGAATTAGCAAACATGATAAAAAAATACAAAGGCCAACTGAATTTATATCAAAAAGCACTAGAAGAGTCTAAAGGGAAAAAGGTCTGTGAAGTATGGCTTGTGCTGCTATCAGCAAAACAAGCGGTGAATTTACTGGACGAAACAACAATGTGA
- the pfkA gene encoding 6-phosphofructokinase, with translation MKRIAILTSGGDAPGMNAAIRAVTRKAIFDGMEVYGINYGFAGLVAGDIRKLDVADVGDKIQRGGTFLYSARYPEFATAEGQLKGIEQLKKFGIEGLVVIGGDGSYQGALALTKRGFPAVGLPGTIDNDIPGTDFTIGFDTAINTVLESIDRIRDTATSHVRTFIIEVMGRGAGDIALWAGVAGGADDIIIPEHDFDMQEVADRIRVGRDRGKKHCLIVLAEGVMGGNDFADKLAEHGDFHARVSVLGHVVRGGSPTARDRVLASKFGGHAVELLKEGKGGLCVGIRENEIVATDIIDTLENQKHHPDLSLYTLNQELSF, from the coding sequence ATGAAGCGAATCGCTATTTTAACAAGCGGTGGAGATGCTCCAGGAATGAACGCAGCAATCAGAGCCGTAACACGGAAAGCTATCTTTGATGGGATGGAAGTGTACGGGATTAACTATGGTTTTGCTGGACTAGTTGCTGGGGATATCCGTAAATTAGATGTTGCCGATGTTGGTGATAAAATCCAACGTGGTGGAACATTCTTGTATTCAGCACGATATCCTGAGTTTGCTACTGCAGAGGGGCAACTAAAAGGGATTGAGCAATTGAAAAAATTTGGTATCGAAGGATTGGTTGTAATTGGTGGGGATGGTTCTTACCAAGGTGCCCTTGCTTTGACCAAACGTGGTTTTCCAGCAGTGGGACTTCCAGGAACAATTGATAATGATATTCCTGGTACTGATTTTACAATTGGTTTTGATACAGCGATTAATACAGTATTAGAGTCAATTGATAGAATTCGTGATACTGCAACATCCCATGTACGTACTTTTATCATTGAAGTGATGGGACGCGGTGCAGGAGATATTGCTTTGTGGGCCGGTGTTGCTGGTGGTGCAGATGATATTATTATCCCAGAACATGATTTTGATATGCAAGAAGTTGCTGATCGTATTCGTGTAGGTCGCGACCGTGGTAAGAAACATTGTTTAATTGTTCTTGCTGAAGGGGTTATGGGCGGCAATGATTTTGCAGATAAATTAGCAGAACATGGTGACTTCCATGCGCGAGTTAGTGTACTAGGCCACGTAGTTCGTGGTGGCTCACCGACTGCAAGAGACCGTGTTCTTGCAAGTAAATTTGGTGGACATGCTGTTGAGTTGTTAAAAGAAGGAAAAGGTGGTTTATGTGTGGGAATTCGTGAAAACGAAATTGTTGCCACAGATATTATTGATACTCTAGAGAATCAAAAACATCATCCAGACCTTTCTTTATATACATTGAACCAAGAACTATCGTTTTAG
- the dnaE gene encoding DNA polymerase III subunit alpha: MSIAQLHIMTSYSLLKSTIRIEEVVQKAKKEGYSALAITDLNVMHGAIEFYESCKNAGIHPIIGLTLEYSGNQESTEKYRVLLLAKNIRGYQNLMEISTLKMKNQENQGDRLEVYASFLKDLFVVLPEKESEIGSFHKEDQEQANSLMMQLKEWVEPHSLFAGITFNGQDQASWLGFCDTHDIPLVALQEVHYLDPEDDFSYQVIRNIELGTKISLEKQPLKGPFYLPSIKEMDAFYAEDSLHNALKNTGYIAKQCQVEIPLHQTLLPHYEVPNGESAALYLRRLCHEKMTNKIEHISDVYKERLEMELAVIHEMGFDDYFLIVWDVMDFAHRKKIVTGAGRGSAAGSLVSYVLSITEVDPIAYNLLFERFLNKERYTMPDIDLDIPDNRREEVLQYVLEKYGRNHVAQIATFGTMAAKMALRDVARVFGLSQSEATLWSKAIPNKLKISLKQAYEESKVLKKLVAESARNQRLFETAVKLEGLPRHVSTHAAGVVISDENLTHLVPLQEGSNGILLTQFTMGDVERIGLLKMDFLGLRNLSIMDDALRHILRIYKKEIHLGKIPLDDQKTLNLFQRGETTGVFQFESSGIRNVLRRLGPTSIEDISAVNALYRPGPMDNITTFINRKKGLEPVSYPEESLKPILEVTYGIIVYQEQIMQVASKMAGYSLGQADILRRAISKKKKEILDEQRANFVRGSKEKGYSDDSANQVYDYIERFANYGFNRSHAVAYSFIGYQMAYLKVHYPAPFFAALLHSVSHNASKVREYCAEAKKFGIEIKGLDINKSEYSFFLNKSKILFGLSIVKGIRRDFIKDILSERKQNGFYKSLEDFLMRVDKKWLKQDYLIPLIMVGAFDSLQSNRKQLVTDLNGLLENIVLTGGSASLLDILSLKKEKTVDYTVAEKLAKEEEYAGMYLSGHPVEEYQTLAGLYDTVTTEQLEVGAKAYLFVYSKSIRVIRTKKGEAMAFLTGSDVSGEVSLTIFPRLYRAIRSQLKENEVYLVCGKIEKSNYNQEIQLLVEEMTEAQVLQKQLNEKRCYLRITFEHDSITVQNELKKIIKKHPGKTPVVLFNEKSKKRSVLKPEFWICAEADVFKELAAIIGEDNVVIR, translated from the coding sequence ATGAGTATCGCACAACTACATATTATGACCTCTTACTCTTTGCTTAAAAGTACAATCCGTATTGAAGAGGTCGTACAAAAAGCAAAAAAAGAAGGCTACTCAGCGCTGGCAATTACAGATTTAAATGTGATGCATGGTGCAATTGAATTTTATGAATCTTGTAAAAATGCAGGAATTCATCCCATCATTGGTTTGACATTGGAATATAGTGGGAACCAAGAGTCTACAGAAAAGTACCGTGTGTTACTCTTAGCCAAAAATATTCGAGGCTATCAAAACTTAATGGAAATCTCTACGTTAAAGATGAAGAACCAAGAAAATCAAGGAGATAGACTAGAAGTTTATGCCTCTTTTTTAAAAGATTTATTCGTTGTTTTGCCTGAAAAAGAAAGTGAAATTGGTTCTTTTCATAAGGAGGATCAAGAACAAGCTAATTCATTGATGATGCAACTGAAAGAGTGGGTTGAACCGCACTCTTTGTTTGCAGGGATTACATTTAATGGGCAGGATCAAGCAAGTTGGCTTGGATTTTGTGACACACACGATATTCCGCTAGTCGCACTTCAAGAAGTTCATTATCTCGATCCAGAGGATGATTTTTCCTACCAAGTAATCAGAAATATTGAGCTTGGGACTAAAATTTCTTTAGAAAAGCAACCGCTAAAAGGTCCCTTTTATTTGCCCTCAATCAAAGAAATGGATGCTTTTTATGCAGAAGATTCTTTACACAACGCTCTGAAAAATACAGGGTACATTGCCAAACAGTGTCAAGTAGAGATCCCTTTGCACCAAACTTTATTGCCACACTATGAAGTACCTAATGGAGAAAGTGCAGCTTTGTATTTACGACGTCTTTGTCATGAAAAAATGACGAATAAAATCGAGCATATATCAGATGTTTATAAAGAACGCCTTGAAATGGAATTAGCAGTTATTCACGAAATGGGGTTTGATGATTATTTTCTAATCGTATGGGATGTAATGGATTTTGCTCATCGAAAAAAAATTGTGACCGGTGCAGGACGTGGTTCTGCTGCTGGTTCGCTTGTGTCTTATGTATTGTCTATTACAGAGGTTGATCCTATTGCCTATAATTTGTTGTTTGAACGTTTTTTAAATAAAGAACGCTACACGATGCCAGATATTGATTTGGATATTCCAGACAATCGACGTGAAGAGGTACTGCAGTATGTACTGGAAAAATATGGGCGGAATCATGTTGCCCAAATTGCTACTTTTGGCACGATGGCGGCAAAGATGGCACTTAGAGATGTTGCTAGAGTCTTTGGCTTGTCTCAAAGTGAAGCAACACTTTGGTCTAAGGCAATTCCAAATAAGCTAAAAATAAGCTTGAAGCAAGCGTACGAAGAGTCAAAAGTGTTAAAAAAACTTGTGGCTGAGTCAGCTCGGAATCAACGTTTATTTGAGACCGCAGTAAAATTAGAAGGATTGCCACGACATGTTTCGACTCATGCGGCTGGGGTTGTCATTAGTGATGAGAATCTCACACATTTAGTCCCACTGCAGGAAGGGTCAAACGGAATCTTGCTCACTCAATTCACGATGGGCGATGTTGAGCGTATAGGCTTGTTAAAGATGGATTTTTTAGGGTTGCGCAATCTATCTATCATGGACGACGCTCTACGTCATATTTTACGGATTTACAAAAAAGAAATTCATTTAGGCAAGATTCCACTAGATGACCAAAAAACTTTGAACTTATTTCAACGCGGAGAAACAACAGGAGTTTTTCAATTTGAGTCAAGTGGAATTCGCAATGTGTTACGCCGTTTAGGACCAACTTCAATCGAGGACATATCAGCAGTGAATGCGTTATATAGGCCAGGACCAATGGATAATATCACAACGTTTATTAATCGAAAAAAAGGATTGGAACCTGTGAGTTACCCCGAGGAAAGTTTAAAACCAATCTTAGAAGTAACCTATGGCATTATTGTGTATCAGGAGCAAATCATGCAAGTAGCATCAAAGATGGCTGGGTACTCTTTGGGTCAAGCAGACATTTTAAGAAGAGCGATCAGTAAAAAGAAAAAAGAAATTCTAGATGAACAACGAGCAAATTTTGTTAGAGGGTCTAAAGAAAAAGGCTACTCTGATGATAGTGCAAATCAAGTATATGATTATATTGAGCGATTTGCTAATTACGGCTTTAACCGATCGCATGCAGTTGCCTATTCTTTTATTGGCTATCAAATGGCCTATTTAAAAGTTCATTATCCTGCTCCATTTTTTGCGGCACTGCTCCATTCTGTTTCGCATAATGCGAGTAAAGTTCGAGAATATTGTGCGGAAGCCAAGAAATTTGGGATTGAAATAAAAGGATTAGATATTAATAAGAGTGAGTACAGCTTTTTTCTAAATAAGTCGAAAATTTTATTTGGTTTGAGTATTGTTAAGGGAATTCGGCGAGATTTTATTAAGGACATTTTATCAGAACGTAAACAAAATGGTTTTTACAAATCGTTAGAGGATTTCTTAATGAGAGTGGATAAAAAGTGGTTGAAACAAGATTATCTCATTCCTCTGATCATGGTTGGGGCATTTGATTCACTACAAAGCAATCGCAAACAGTTAGTTACTGATTTGAATGGCTTACTTGAAAATATTGTGTTAACAGGTGGAAGTGCAAGTCTTCTAGATATACTTAGTTTAAAAAAGGAAAAGACAGTAGACTATACGGTTGCGGAAAAACTAGCAAAAGAAGAGGAATACGCAGGGATGTATCTCTCTGGACATCCAGTAGAAGAATACCAAACATTAGCAGGTTTATACGATACGGTTACGACCGAGCAATTAGAAGTGGGTGCAAAAGCTTACTTGTTTGTTTATAGCAAAAGCATTCGAGTTATTCGGACAAAAAAGGGAGAAGCTATGGCTTTTTTGACTGGCAGTGATGTAAGTGGGGAAGTTTCACTCACTATTTTTCCAAGATTATACCGAGCGATTCGGAGTCAACTCAAAGAAAATGAAGTCTATTTGGTTTGTGGGAAAATAGAAAAAAGCAACTACAATCAAGAAATTCAGCTACTAGTTGAAGAGATGACCGAAGCACAAGTACTTCAAAAGCAATTGAACGAAAAAAGGTGTTACTTGCGTATTACATTTGAGCATGATAGCATTACGGTGCAAAATGAGTTAAAAAAAATCATTAAAAAACATCCAGGAAAAACCCCAGTTGTTTTATTTAATGAAAAAAGTAAGAAAAGAAGTGTATTAAAGCCAGAATTTTGGATTTGCGCTGAAGCGGATGTTTTTAAGGAGCTTGCAGCTATTATTGGGGAAGATAATGTAGTGATTCGGTAG
- a CDS encoding YjzD family protein, whose translation MRYLVVVFWAFILGNVAAYIGGALNGASYNFAQATIVSLITGCIIAAIGLVARPTKKQTVTK comes from the coding sequence ATGCGTTATCTCGTAGTCGTTTTTTGGGCTTTTATTTTAGGAAATGTTGCAGCTTACATTGGTGGAGCATTGAACGGTGCAAGCTATAACTTTGCACAAGCAACTATTGTTTCCTTGATCACAGGATGCATTATTGCGGCTATAGGCTTAGTGGCAAGACCAACAAAAAAACAAACTGTTACAAAATAA
- a CDS encoding multidrug efflux MFS transporter, whose translation MKINWKKNLYITWIGCFLTGASISLVMPFIPIYVEQLGAPKNKIELYSGLAISLTALSAGIVAPIWGKLADQKGRKMMMIRAASGMTITMGALAFVPNVFYLLVFRLLNGVLAGYIPNATAMISSQVPREKSGWALGTLATGGVAGSLIGPLMGGVLAEAFGIKNVFLITSAMLLLTTILTIFFVKEDFLPVQKENMIDTKEIFKRMSRPGMILGLFVTTMILQVSITSISPILTLYIRELSGKSNGTLLISGIIVSCAGISAFISAPILGRIGDKIGNERILLGGLVVSLLCLFPMAFVQSTFQLGVLRFLLGFSTGALMPSINSIISKRTPREGISRVFSFNQMATNFGQVLGPLIGSSIASYSGYRFVFIGTACLVVLNIILSTINFRGLLQNKKS comes from the coding sequence ATGAAGATTAACTGGAAGAAAAACTTGTACATTACATGGATTGGATGTTTTCTAACAGGAGCGAGTATTAGTTTGGTCATGCCCTTTATTCCGATTTATGTGGAACAATTGGGTGCACCTAAAAATAAGATTGAACTTTATTCTGGTCTTGCAATTAGCTTGACGGCACTTTCTGCAGGGATTGTCGCCCCTATTTGGGGAAAATTAGCGGATCAGAAGGGCAGAAAAATGATGATGATTCGAGCGGCTTCTGGGATGACGATTACGATGGGGGCGCTAGCATTTGTGCCAAATGTTTTTTACCTATTAGTATTTAGACTGTTAAATGGTGTCCTTGCTGGCTATATTCCGAATGCAACAGCAATGATTTCGTCACAGGTACCTAGAGAAAAAAGTGGTTGGGCGCTTGGAACCCTTGCAACAGGAGGGGTTGCCGGGAGTCTGATTGGTCCCCTAATGGGCGGCGTTTTAGCAGAAGCATTTGGCATCAAAAATGTATTTTTAATTACTAGCGCCATGCTACTATTGACAACGATATTGACTATATTTTTTGTCAAAGAAGACTTTTTACCGGTTCAAAAAGAAAATATGATTGATACAAAAGAAATTTTCAAACGAATGAGTCGTCCAGGAATGATTTTAGGTTTATTTGTGACAACGATGATTTTGCAAGTCAGTATCACAAGTATTAGCCCAATCTTAACTCTTTACATTCGAGAATTGAGTGGAAAGAGTAATGGGACACTTCTTATCAGTGGCATTATTGTGTCTTGCGCGGGTATTTCTGCATTCATTTCTGCGCCGATTTTGGGGCGAATAGGAGATAAGATTGGGAATGAGCGGATTTTGCTAGGTGGGTTAGTGGTTTCCTTACTTTGTTTATTTCCAATGGCATTTGTACAATCCACTTTTCAATTAGGAGTTTTGCGTTTCTTGTTAGGTTTTTCAACAGGTGCGCTGATGCCGTCGATTAATTCGATTATTAGTAAGAGAACACCTCGTGAGGGGATTAGCCGCGTGTTTAGTTTTAATCAAATGGCGACGAACTTTGGTCAAGTGTTAGGACCTTTGATTGGGTCCTCGATTGCTTCTTATTCGGGCTATCGCTTTGTATTCATTGGTACGGCGTGTTTGGTTGTTCTAAATATTATTTTATCAACAATCAATTTTCGTGGTTTGTTACAAAATAAAAAGAGCTGA